Proteins from one Sphaeramia orbicularis chromosome 17, fSphaOr1.1, whole genome shotgun sequence genomic window:
- the LOC115437522 gene encoding interleukin-20 receptor subunit beta-like isoform X2 has protein sequence MTPPAQLQTLMVVVVLMEVPNHVGLLRLPPPLRVSMKSINMRHTLTWRPLQAACNTTVLYSVQYQGEFELQILNGHWVDAPECRQIPDTRCDLTFDLGSDSDYNVRVQAQCGQDLSTWTQLDRTFNRRHTVLTAPEMAVAVVGGTLQVSFSSPPLMASIRVTVWRKGHEQRADVYIIPAEQTELSVTALEEGVVYCIRAQTVVDSDLQSSSSDAYCQSIPGAEGLWKKPTTVAFTVICTAGFLFAVFWSIIHCPPGTFLKLFHKEPLPLSLRSDWEAQTPMTHQGEELCEQIHVVPIVDP, from the exons ATGACGCCTCCAGCCCAGCTCCAGACCCTGATGGTAGTGGTGGTCCTGATGGAGGTCCCAAACC ATGTAGGTCTtcttcgtcttcctcctcctctcagagTCTCCATGAAGTCCATCAACATGAGACACACTCTGACGTGGCGCCCCCTGCAGGCCGCCTGCAACACTACAGTCCTGTACTCGGTCCAGTACCAGGG GGAGTTTGAGCTGCAGATCCTGAACGGCCACTGGGTGGACGCTCCGGAGTGTCGGCAGATTCCCGACACGCGCTGcgacctgacctttgacctggggTCCGATTCCGACTACAACGTCCGGGTCCAGGCTCAGTGCGGACAGGACCTGTCCACCTGGACCCAACTGGACCGGACCTTCAACCGGAGACACA CCGTCCTCACAGCTCCAGAGATGGCGGTGGCAGTGGTGGGCGGTACTCTTCAGGTGTCCTTCAGCAGCCCCCCCCTCATGGCCTCCATCAGGGTGACGGTGTGGAGGAAAGGCCACGAGCAGCGG GCTGACGTTTACATAATTCCTGCAGAGCAGACAGAGTTGAGTGTCACCGCCCTGGAGGAAGGAGTGGTGTACTGCATCAGAGCTCAGACTGTTGTGGACTCAGACCTCCAGAGCAGCAGCAGTGATGCCTACTGCCAGTCCATTCCAG GTGCAGAAGGTTTGTGGAAGAAGCCGACCACTGTGGCGTTCACGGTCATCTGCACGGCCGGCTTCCTGTTCGCGGTGTTCTGGTCCATCATTCACTGTCCTCCAGGAACCTTCCTGAAACTTTTCCACAAAGAACCCCTTCCCCTTTCGCTG AGATCTGATTGGGAGGCTCAGACGCCAATGACCCATCAGGGGGAGGAGCTTTGTGAACAGATCCATGTGGTGCCGATTGTGGACCCTTAA
- the LOC115437522 gene encoding interleukin-20 receptor subunit beta-like isoform X1, whose amino-acid sequence MTPPAQLQTLMVVVVLMEVPNHVGLLRLPPPLRVSMKSINMRHTLTWRPLQAACNTTVLYSVQYQGEFELQILNGHWVDAPECRQIPDTRCDLTFDLGSDSDYNVRVQAQCGQDLSTWTQLDRTFNRRHTVLTAPEMAVAVVGGTLQVSFSSPPLMASIRVTVWRKGHEQRADVYIIPAEQTELSVTALEEGVVYCIRAQTVVDSDLQSSSSDAYCQSIPGSGAEGLWKKPTTVAFTVICTAGFLFAVFWSIIHCPPGTFLKLFHKEPLPLSLRSDWEAQTPMTHQGEELCEQIHVVPIVDP is encoded by the exons ATGACGCCTCCAGCCCAGCTCCAGACCCTGATGGTAGTGGTGGTCCTGATGGAGGTCCCAAACC ATGTAGGTCTtcttcgtcttcctcctcctctcagagTCTCCATGAAGTCCATCAACATGAGACACACTCTGACGTGGCGCCCCCTGCAGGCCGCCTGCAACACTACAGTCCTGTACTCGGTCCAGTACCAGGG GGAGTTTGAGCTGCAGATCCTGAACGGCCACTGGGTGGACGCTCCGGAGTGTCGGCAGATTCCCGACACGCGCTGcgacctgacctttgacctggggTCCGATTCCGACTACAACGTCCGGGTCCAGGCTCAGTGCGGACAGGACCTGTCCACCTGGACCCAACTGGACCGGACCTTCAACCGGAGACACA CCGTCCTCACAGCTCCAGAGATGGCGGTGGCAGTGGTGGGCGGTACTCTTCAGGTGTCCTTCAGCAGCCCCCCCCTCATGGCCTCCATCAGGGTGACGGTGTGGAGGAAAGGCCACGAGCAGCGG GCTGACGTTTACATAATTCCTGCAGAGCAGACAGAGTTGAGTGTCACCGCCCTGGAGGAAGGAGTGGTGTACTGCATCAGAGCTCAGACTGTTGTGGACTCAGACCTCCAGAGCAGCAGCAGTGATGCCTACTGCCAGTCCATTCCAGGTTCAG GTGCAGAAGGTTTGTGGAAGAAGCCGACCACTGTGGCGTTCACGGTCATCTGCACGGCCGGCTTCCTGTTCGCGGTGTTCTGGTCCATCATTCACTGTCCTCCAGGAACCTTCCTGAAACTTTTCCACAAAGAACCCCTTCCCCTTTCGCTG AGATCTGATTGGGAGGCTCAGACGCCAATGACCCATCAGGGGGAGGAGCTTTGTGAACAGATCCATGTGGTGCCGATTGTGGACCCTTAA